The following proteins come from a genomic window of Malus domestica chromosome 02, GDT2T_hap1:
- the LOC103448001 gene encoding methyl-CpG-binding domain-containing protein 11-like — protein sequence MASSVEKEGGKEEVVSLELPAPSGWVKKFLPKQSGTPKKNEIVFTAPTGEEITSKRQLEQYLKAHPGGPVASEFDWGTGETPRRSARISEKAKATLPPIESEPPKKRSRKSTSAKKEDKEKEAAPEGAEETKISDVQDAEKAEKDADTEMEKVDVKENQDEEKAPAPPEQAKVQQEVNVPGDAAAPGDSKASVDGKEVEGKKEEMVEQPPVEAGKKEVAGDQGKPGIAIADDDKHEGEGEEKKKHGKETEVENMEKATAKGNGEEHISSGVHEAGRRLKK from the coding sequence TTTCTGCCCAAGCAAAGTGGAACTCctaagaaaaatgagattgtgTTTACAGCCCCAACGGGAGAAGAGATCACCAGCAAAAGACAGTTGGAACAGTACCTGAAAGCACACCCCGGTGGTCCTGTGGCATCAGAATTTGATTGGGGCACTGGTGAGACACCAAGGCGGTCAGCAAGGATTAGTGAGAAGGCCAAAGCAACTCTGCCGCCAATAGAAAGTGAGCCCCCAAAGAAGCGAAGCAGAAAATCAACTTCGGCAAAGaaggaggacaaagaaaaggaagctGCTCCTGAAGGAGCTGAGGAGACAAAAATTAGTGATGTGCAAGATGCTGAAAAAGCTGAGAAGGATGCAGATACTGAGATGGAAAAGGTTGACGTGAAGGAAAACCAAGATGAGGAAAAAGCACCAGCTCCTCCTGAACAAGCCAAAGTTCAACAAGAAGTTAATGTACCTGGCGATGCTGCAGCTCCGGGAGATTCAAAAGCATCTGTTGATGGGAAGGAGGTTGaagggaaaaaagaagaaatggtCGAGCAACCACCTGTTGAGGCAGGGAAAAAGGAAGTGGCAGGGGATCAGGGCAAACCCGGCATTGCTATTGCTGATGATGACAAACatgaaggagaaggagaggaaaaaaagaaacatgGCAAAGAGACCGAAGTAGAAAATATGGAGAAAGCAACAGCGAAAGGGAATGGTGAGGAACATATTAGTTCAGGTGTTCATGAAGCGGGAAGAAGGTTGAAGAAGTGA
- the LOC103426587 gene encoding thylakoid lumenal 16.5 kDa protein, chloroplastic-like, with the protein MATAILSTAKSFLPSSSATPPSSLTTTPKLIHVQKTSTRRGLTFCQALSEEPQSPAPILTKRSLSICFLTSFAFSLVGKDFSSSKAAILEADDDEELLEKVKKDRKKRLERQGVLSSSKKETGYLQELVYRLSKAGQAIDSNDLPAASSVLGGSTDTDWVQKANIALNKLSSSPEEKTEVDTFNSSLASLILSVTRNDVESSKLAFVSSASAIEKWTTLTGLIGQLKGL; encoded by the exons ATGGCCACAGCCATTCTCTCCACTGCAAAATCCTTCCTCCCTTCATCTTCTGCTACTCCTCCTTCTTCACTGACAACAACACCAAAACTAATTCATGTCCAAAAAACAAGTACAAGGAGAGGATTGACTTTTTGTCAGGCACTGAGTGAAGAGCCGCAATCACCTGCTCCAATCCTCACTAAAAGAAGCCTGTCCATCTGCTTTCTCACCAGCTTCGCCTTCTCATTGGTTGGCAAAGATTTCAGCAGTTCTAAAGCAGCAATTCTGGAAGCTGATGATGACGAGGAACTGTTGGAGAAGGTTAAGAAGGACAGGAAGAAGAGGCTTGAAAGGCAAGGAGTTCTCAGCTCATCAAAGAAAGAAACAG GATATCTGCAGGAACTGGTGTACAGGCTGAGCAAAGCAGGCCAAGCCATTGACAGTAACGATTTGCCTGCAGCCAGTTCGGTTCTTGGGGGCAGCACTGACACAGATTGGGTTCAGAAGGCGAATATCGCTTTGAATAAG CTAAGCTCTAGCCCTGAAGAGAAGACTGAGGTGGATACATTCAACTCCTCACTAGCTTCATTGATATTATCAG TAACCCGGAACGATGTGGAGTCCTCCAAGCTTGCTTTTGTGTCTTCTGCAAGTGCAATTGAGAAATGGACGACATTAACAGGGCTCATTGGCCAGCTTAAGGGACTTTAA